ttgttttaaaatgttatatttttttaaaaagttttcaaaagattttaaatttaaattatttagacctccatttatattattaattaaattacaTATTTGGTGCATACAAGTACcgttataatatattaagatCGTTggcaatttattttcaggataattttcaataattttattgtaCACCCCTTtagtaaattttatatatttatgtttaattgctatttcttttaatatctgatttaaaattttacatGCAATAACATTATCAGAGTATAGGTGTAGGACAACATAAGTTccagttttttttttttctttaagtTCATTTGTTTCTTCACTATTATTAAGAGGGTTGCTTTTACTGCCTTCATTAATTTGTGTAATAAATGTTTCCTTTGATATTTCATAAACTTCTCCATATCTATCTAATaatctatttttatttatttcatttattctatccattttatatttattaattatttttaaatactcATCATCTTGATGTTCTTCttctaatatttttaattcttccaaatttttattttcaaaaatattttcattttcaattCTATCAAtagtttttaaatatatctcTTCTTcctttatttctttttctaaaGGTGGAAGATTTCCAAACTTCCTTTGCAAATCATCCCACTCAGTTGTTTCGATAGTTGGATTCGTTGTTGACATTGtttaaacttttttatttcaataaATAGAATGACACTTCTCTATATTTGTGTGTTTTTAATACTGACTAAGCTTAGATCGGCttgtgaaaatataatattcaaacacacaaaaacattttatatatcaaatGTGTTACCGGATAATAAATACCACACCATAAGgctatgataaaaaattttcaagcaaagaatataattaatattttatcataaaaaatgcataaaatttataaaatatatatatactccTAAAATTATACAGCATATGTACACGCTTGAAAATCATGAAGTTGTGCTAtttagcaaaaaaaaaaaaatatacttaaaaaaacgGGCGATTACTTACATAAGCatacacatataaatatatgtgtaaagaatatttatataatgataaaaatatataggcataaatttttcataatttgaAAGTATTAattcttcattttgtttatcatttatttccaATACAAATGagcataaatttttatgactAGCCAAAATTGCAATttcagttttttttttttttttttttttttttttaatttgtttttatggCTAGTGCccatgtgcatatataagtaatcacattttttattttatatatatttaactcCTATCATTCATTAATggtatttttacatatttctACAAACTACACAACATAGTGGGTTATTTTCCTATTTATGTACATTTTTAACACCGCAACATTCCAACTGTAAATGTTTTCAAGCATATGAATGCACAAATAAttcgatatttttattatgctaCTTTAAAATTAAGTACTAGGGAATATAAAcatgcaaataaaataaatatcttaacttaaatttaaaaggaATAAAGGAAAAGGCTTACGCTTGTATTCTATTACACAACtatgtgtattttttttttatgtcttCATCCATGTTTGTAAAATtggaataattattaacaggtcataaatattaataaaaaatatgaacaaaaaaaaatacatccaaagttatttcaaaatgatatttatatggTATTTCTGCGTTTTTCGTTCTTTTGgtaattgaaaaaaattaaaatagtaATGAGCTAAGTTAAAAAGGACAAATGAAATAGTAGGCGAATGAAAATCAAAAGGATATTTGGATATGTAAAAATGTGTAGAGTATGtacacttttttttttgtctagTTAACTAAATGacttaataatataaaaaatggtattttccaattttgGGCATATAATATTCCATGTATCCAAATTGagaaatatgtaataaaagACATAAacatacaaatatttaaatctaTGAATGTTGATatgtctatatatatatatttcaactAATCTTGTTTTTTAACGGTTAATTtaagaattatataaaaagtttttttttgttttgtaaGTTATTAAtaactaatttttttttactattcgaaccaattttttaattatttcttgTTACTATATATCTGaggatataaataaaaaaaaataaaaagtagcactgaaataaaatggaaGTAACTTCGACCTTATTACAGAAAAGCCAAATGTTTGCAGATGATTCATCTGATGGGTTTCCtacaacaaaaaaattttttgtttcatctattggtattatatatttccattttgttctgaaaattataagaataaagttaattcataataatttgtttatctATTACGACTTTATTTAATCGGTCTTTGCCATTTTCTCACCCTTTTCAGGCAAGGcccatttaataaattctCTCTATGGAATCGGCTACACAATACAGATAGCTATGCTTCCTTACCTGGTAAGTCCTATCATGTAAATCTATGAAATGATGACCCGaactatttattatttatttttttcctaaaaaattatcaaaataataccTTAAAAAAGGGAGATAACATATAATCCTAATGCTTATGTGTAATGGATGGAAATACATATAGGGGTGGATATTGCTTATAACAAtaaatgcatttttatttttgttccTTTTCAGCTAATAAGTTCCAATGCAGGGATTGAGCACAATGGATATCTATTAACTTTGTTCTCTCTATTACAATTTATTGGGTCTATATTTTTCGGGCGAATAGCAGATATGTTAGTATacgaagaaaaataaaaataattctatagtgacaatgaaaaatgattagcatatatatattggtaCAAATAGccttttattaaaatacgtgtatattttgtttcattGCACAGATGGGGAGTAAAGAAATCCTTTTATTTGTCTTTGGTATCTTCCAGTATGATGTATTTAATGGTGAGACTAAATGaagtttattttaataataagaaaatataaaaaaaggttGATATAAGCAATTACACTTTCCCAATACGTTTATGCTTTCTTCTGCACAcgttaataaataatatcaaCGTGCACATGtacatatttgttttattctttAATAGCTAACTATATCCAAGTCTATGTTGGGATACTATATCAGTTTTGTTCCATCCTTTTTTATGCAAACATTTCAAGTTTCGTCACTTTTAGTTTGTTTAAAAAcggaaaatgataataggACGGCAGCTATTggatatttaaa
This Plasmodium chabaudi chabaudi strain AS genome assembly, chromosome: 12 DNA region includes the following protein-coding sequences:
- a CDS encoding phosducin-like protein 1, putative (term=annotation;date=20120929;qualifier=added_gene_name=PhLP3;qualifier=removed_product=conserved plasmodium protein, unknown function;qualifier=added_product=phosducin-like protein, putative;qualifier=added_literature=pmid:22995278;curatorName=ucb@sanger.ac.uk;~term=annotation;date=20190102;qualifier=removed_product=phosducin-like protein, putative;qualifier=added_product=phosducin-like protein 1, putative;qualifier=added_gene_name=phlp1;qualifier=removed_gene_name=phlp3;qualifier=added_literature=pmid:30596727;curatorName=ucb@sanger.ac.uk;~;query 282-282;GPI_cleavage_site_score=2.4940002;~pfam_scan;Pfam:PF02114.12; E()=1.0E-9;score=37.6;query 119-253;description=Phosducin;~iprscan;InterPro:IPR036249 : Thioredoxin-like superfamily;Superfamily:SSF52833; score=9.81E-34;query 10-229;description=Thioredoxin-like superfamily;~iprscan;InterPro:IPR024253 : Phosducin, thioredoxin-like domain;Pfam:PF02114; score=1.1E-9;query 119-253;description=Phosducin, thioredoxin-like domain), translated to MSTTNPTIETTEWDDLQRKFGNLPPLEKEIKEEEIYLKTIDRIENENIFENKNLEELKILEEEHQDDEYLKIINKYKMDRINEINKNRLLDRYGEVYEISKETFITQINEGSKSNPLNNSEETNELKEKKKTGTYVVLHLYSDNVIACKILNQILKEIAIKHKYIKFTKGVYNKIIENYPENKLPTILIYYNGTCMHQICNLINNINGGLNNLNLKSFENFLKKYNILKQRKCANITTSSSNENTDSSDSDTEKRKKNIRTQKQYMSFNLFSNRNDNEEYDSSSNESEMKSKGYSSSLMDRKISLSRF